The nucleotide window CGCAGTCCCGGAAGTCGAGGGCATCGGTGTAGCAGCGTGAGCAGCGGATCAGCCGCACACGCGCCCCCGATGCCCGGTTGGTGTGCGTGGCGTCGACCCACAGATGGGTCTTGGCCAGACAGCCGAGACAGGTGATGACCTCGGCATCCTTGGGCATCGGCGTGAGCGCCACCGTCACCACGTACTCACGCGTGCTGCCGGGATCAGCGGCGGACACCAGAGTCGCGGTGTCCGGGCGGACCTCACCCAACGCGGCCACGCGCATCACGCGGCCCCCGTCGCAGACCGTCAGGTCTCCCACGGACCAGCCGGCCCGGACGGCAGAATTCACCTCCATACGATTGCCTCCCTTTTCGCGGCGCCTGTCCGGCGGCCTTCCGTACGGTCCGGCGGATGCGGGAATCAGGACGGCGGTTCACGTATGGCGGAGTCCGGTGTGTCCGGCGCTCTCGCGGTGCGAATCGCGCTCACTTAAATACGGTGGCCGGAACGGCCCGACCGTCCGCACGCGGCAACATTTCCGCAGCATTGCCGCGCACGCCGCACCGACAGCCGACCGTTCCGGCCCCGCGCCGTCCTGCGGCTACGGCTACGTGAACCACAGAACAACATGTGAGAACGAACATCGCACCGAACGCGTCAGACGCGCACCGGCGGATTTCGCTCTCACCTAAATACGGTGACCGGAACGGCCCGACCGTCCGCGCCCGGCGACGTTTTACCAACGTCACCGCGCACTGTGCGAACAGTCGGCAGGCTCCGGCCCGCAACCGTTCTGGGATGTGACAGCGCACAACGCAGAACACGAGGTGAGAGCGAACATCACACCGAACACGTCAGAGACGCACCGGCGGATTCCGTTCTCACTTAAATACGGGGCGCGCATCGGTCCGAGCGTCCACTCCTCTCAAGATTCTTTGTCGTCTCACGTGGGGTGATGACGCGTTCTCACGGCAATAAGAAAGGGCCCCAGAACGCTCTCTGGGGCCCTCTCGCGAGCTTTCCTTAGTCCTCTGCGCTACATATGCCGCCGTGGACCATCGTGCTCCTGACGTCGTCAAGACGCTCCGACAGTTCCCGCCACTCCGCGCGTGCGGCCTCCCGCACCCGGATCACGTTCCGGCGAGAGCCGTACGCGCCCCCGTAGCGTGCCTGAGCAACGCTGCTGAAGACGCCCGCCCGCCCGAGATCCTGAGCATTGGACGCGATATCGATCATGCTTCCGATGGTCGGGAAGTCCCGACCGTCCCCGAACGCCTGACGGAACATCTCCGCGCTGTGCTGAGACACACAGAACGCGACGGCGGCCCCCGTGACCATCTCCGTACGCGGGACACCGCGCATGAGCTGAGCCCCCGGCGTGGCGTCGATCTCATCGGCCGGAACATCGATCCGGTAACCGTTGCGCGCGGCGGCATCGCGAACCGCCCACCGCTGCAGCGTCGTCCGCGTGATGGTCAACTCTCCGCCGTCCCTGCGGACGTAGATCCACGCCTGAGTGTCCCGGGTAGGGCCACTGTCAGGGGTAGGGGCGCAGGACGCCAGGACATCGCGCAGACGCTGAGCGAACAGAAGTACCGCGTCCTGCGTGACATCGTCCGACACGTCGTCCGTCCCGTACGGCGCGTGCCCCTGCTTAACGATGGTCGCGCTTCCATCCATGCGCTTACGGGAACGGGTGGCGTCGACCGTACGACAGTAGCCGCGTGCGAGCCGCTGAATCTCCGCCCAATCGTCCGGCGTCACGCGCGCCATGTCTTCCGGCGTGAGCTTCTCCCCCGGAACGTTGGAAGGGACGCACTTACCGGGAACTCCGTTCGACATGTTTTCTCCGATCTCCGCGACGCGATTCGCGCCGCCCTTCTCTTTTGGCAATTCAATTGAAACACGAGACGGAGACCGGCACAATGAAATCCCGCGCGTCTTTACCATGTTTTCCCCGACCAAGAGGAGGGAGCGGGTCGTAGAGAAAGCCCCAAGAGGCACGAGCGGGTTACAAGGAGAATGCCAAGAAGAGACAATCACTCACACTGAAGCGAAAAGCCAGCAATAAAGGCAATCAGAGAAACAGTGACGGGCAAATGCGGAAGCCGGGCCAAATTAATCAGCACGGCGCCCCTCCCAGCCCTTCGATCATAGGGATCACCGATACAGTCGGGCCAGCAAGAGGCCTCGCCGCAGGCCGCTGACCAGGGAAAACGCCATGGGGATCATGACCAATCATAAGTGGCGCACCATTGGCCGAGCATTGGCCAATGGATTGGCCACCCTCTATGTACGCCTCCGGTTATGGCATGGTTGAAATTACTCGGAAGGCGAACGCACACTCCTCGACTTCCGAGACCCCGCACCTTCTCAGAGCTGACGACGACCCGATTTTATCGATGCGGCACGCCACTCTGCCCGCGCACCCAGTTGGCCTCGCCTCTCCCGCTGTGTTTGACAGCGTGCGTTTTGAGGCTCGATGGTCATGTCGTGCTCTCCTATATGGCGGGGTTTCCGCGGTCTTGCTGCAGGAGCCAGAGGTCGCGAAAGAGCCCGGGCTGGGAGATTAGTTCGGAGAAGGGACCCTCGGCCGTCACACGCCCGTCTGCCATGACCACGATCCGGTCGGCGACGACCGTGTTGGCGAGATTGTGCGTGACGAGCACGATCGCTCGGTCTCGGGCGAGCTGACGCAATCCGGTGAAGATGCGGTGCTCGGCTCGGGCGTCCAAGTCGGAGGTGGGCTCGTCCATCACCAGCAGGCCGGCGTCTCGGTGGATCGCCCGGGCGCCTGCGATGCGCTGCCACTGCCCGGAGGACAGGGCCTGACCGCCCCACCATTCACGCGCAAGCAGCGTGTCCAAGCCGCTCCGCAGCACGCTGATCACCGAGTCGGCGCCACTGGCGGTAGCCGCCCGCCGTACCGCGTCGTCTCCCTCAGGCTGGGGCTGGCCGAGGTGGATGTTCTCCCGCGCGGTCATCGGCCAGCGGGCGAACTCCTGCGGCACGACCGCGCACTGCTTCCACAAGGCGTGCGGGTCCAGATCACGGGTGCTGACCCCGTCCCAGGTGACCACCCCGGAGGTGGGCAGGTTGAGCCCCGACAGCAGTTTCATCAGCGTGGTCTTGCCCGAGCCGTTCTCGCCCACCACGGCGACGATCTCTCCCCGCCGGACCTCGAATTCCACCTCGTGCAGAGTGTCGCGATCAGCGTCAGGGTAACGGAAGGTCACCTGGTGGAGGGCGACATGCCGGGGACGGTCCGGCACGATGTCCCCCCGGTCCAGACGTTGCCCGGCCGCCTCCTCGACGAAAGACTCCCAGTCGTCCATGTATCGGCCGGTGCGCATCAGATCGGTTCCGTACCCGACGATGCCGTACAGGCCGCGGGAAGCCGAGCGTAGCGTGAAGACGAGCGTGCCGGCGGCAGCGGCGCTGATATGACCGGTGCCGAGCAGCAGCATCACGCCGGCCCACATCAGCGCCGAGGCGAGGCCGCTGACGGCGGAACCCACAAGGTTGATCCTGGCGCGCTGCCAGGCGGCTTGATCGTTGGTGCGGTCCACCCGCACGCCGCTGGCCCGGTATTTGTCCAGCAAGTAGGGGGCCAGGGTGTCGGTGCGGATCTGGTCGGCCTGGTCCTTGTGGGTCAGGTGCCAGCGCAGCATGTTCAGCATGCGGCGATCGTGGAACGTCCTCAGCGTCGCCAAATAGGCGACCCGTTCGCCCGCTACGGAGGCCGCGGCCTGGGGCACCGCGGTGAGCGCGAGCAGCGGCAGCAGGATCGGGGCGAGCGCGGCGATGACCACGGCTGCGGCGATCAGCGTGGCCGCCGAGGAGACCAGGTTCTGTGACTGGCCGATCATGTCGCGGCTGACCTCGACTCCCCGGTCGGCCTTGTCGTAGCGGTCGTTGAAGCCGGGGTGGTCGTAGGCGGCCATCTCGGCGTTGGTGGCCGCCTCCAGCATGCGGTACTCCGCCTCACGCGAGATCCGCGGCGCGAGCCGGTGCGATAAGGACTGGATCGCGATGCCCAGGACCGCTCGTGAACCGGCCGCCCCGCCCAGGATCGCCACGGAGGGCACGGCCGCGCGCAGCTGAGCGGGGTCCTGAGCGGACTGGATCAGCGCGCTGAGCGCCGTGGTGGTCGCGAACAGGCCGAGCGCCTCCAACAGGCCTGAGACGACCTGGCAGGCCAGCAGAGCGAGCGTCGAGCGCCGATCCACCGCCCAGGCCAGGGAGAAGGAGCGACGGACCAGCGTGGGCAGGCGGGCGCTAAGGCTGCGCCCGGTCAGGTGCTGGGCCAACTCGCTGGTGTCGCCGCCGTTGTAGTTGAACCTCAGCTCCTCGCTGTGCTGTTCAGGGCCGGTTTCGTTGTCGGTGACGGTTGTCTCGTCGGCCACGTCAGCGGCTCCTGTTCCACGATCGGGAGGAATCTGGCCGGCGAAGCGGGCGCGCCTGGTCGGCAAGGACCTTCAGGTCGGACGGGGAGAGTGGGGCAAGGACGGGGATCTCGTCTGAAGGGATCGCGTGGGTTCGACGGAGCGGCTACGTACTGGATTCCGGCTGTTTGCTCTTCGACCCGGTGTAGGGACATCACCTCCCATCCGATGACAAAAGCTCGTAGTTCATTGCCCTGTGCGCATTGCGATGCTCGCCGAGTGGGGGCGAATCTGCCTATAGTCCGGCGGAACTGCGAGAAGGGGAAGACACCTCGGAGCTTTAAACTCATGTCCCCGACTTCCGAGATCCGCTTTCCTTTCTAGAGTTGACGATGCCGCGATGCGATCGATGATGAGCACCGAACTGATCTTCACATCCGCAGGTTCTTCCTGCAGCGCCCATAGTTGCAATCGCCGATCGTCGCTGGAGAGGTCTCTATCGTCTCGGTGGGGCCACCTGTGAAATACTCATTGCGGCATCGTCTGGCTCATCGATTCGGTTACATAGGAGTTTGAACGCCCTTGCGAGGTCCTCGGGTGTGTCGACTGCCACGCCTTCGTCGGCAACGGGAAGCATCCGAACGCCGTACCCGTGCTCGATGAAGCGCAGCATCTCCACACCCTCGGTTCGCTCCAGCGGCCCTTGCGGGAGCTGCCGGAACTGGCGGAGAGCCTCACCGGTGAAGCCGTAGAGCCCCAGTTGACGCAGATACGTCGGGCGGGCCCCTCGCGGATAGGGGATCGGTTGGCGCGAGAACATCAAGGCGTTTCCACCGGCTCCCAGCACGACTTTCACGACGTTGTGATCGAGGACGGCGCCGGCGTCGTCCAGTTCCGTGTAAGCGTTCACCGCGAGTGTGCCGACGGTGAGGTGGTGGAGAGCGTCGGAGACGGCATCGATCGCGGCCGGCGCGATGAACGGCTCATCGCCCTGGACGTTGATGTAGGCGTCGGCGGAAACGCGTGCAGCGCATTCCGCGACGCGGTCGGTGCCGGTGAGGTGTTCTCCAGTGCGCATGCATTCGATGCCCAGTTCGCGGCAAACGGCCTCGATGCGTTCGTCGTCTGTCGCGACCAGCACACCGTCGAGACGCGTGGCCTCCATGCAGCGTTGGTGCACATGCCACAGCAGAGGCTTGTCCCCCAGCGGGGCCAAGGGCTTGCCGGGGAAGCGCGAGGCCCCCCACCGGCAAGGGATGATCGCTATGTGGCGACGCACGGTGCGTGGCTGTGCTGCTGGATCGGCGACCATGGCGTACTCCCGTCGATCGGGTCTCAGGAACGTGCAGGACGTGGAAGGAGGGCCAGCTTGGCGCGGACGGTCGGTGAGGCGGCTCCCTGAAACGACCGCCACTCGTAGCCGCTGACCTCCTCGGTCTTGAGCGTCAGCGAGCGCTGCGCCTTGAGCCGGAAGACGAAGCGGAAGTCGACGTGCTGGTGTCCCGGTTCGCCCTTGGCGGGGTTGGCGTCGATCTCATGTACGTCGATGTCGAGGGGAACCGTCTCAAACCCCCGTAGGGGGACGACCGCGTCGCTGGGGATGCCGGTCTCCTCGGAGAGCTCGCGCAGGGCGGCGTGAACGAGGTCCTGGTCGCCCTGTTCGATGTGTCCCCCCGGTGCGAGGAACTTGCCTGTCGCGTTGTGGCGGATGTGGAGCACTCGGTCGGCGTCGTCGAGAACGATGGCGCTGCAGGTGACGTGAGCTGGGAAAGTCTTGCGGTGCGTGGGGTCCAGCGCGTCTGCCAGAGCGGTGAACAGCGGTTCGAGAAGCTGCCGCTCCCCGGGGTGCCGGCCGAGGTAGGCCTTCGCTGTGGCGCGTATGTGGTCCGGGGACGGCGGCATGAGATCACCTGTCGAAGTGGTCGAGCCAGATCTTGGCGATGGCCTGGCGGTCGGTCGTGGGCATGCTGTGCAGGCCGGGTTGGAAGCGGCCGTGGCTGAGGGCGGCGGTGGCGGCGAGTATCTCGGCCTGGACGAGGTGGATGTAGGTGCCGACGGCTGCTCCATGTACGAAGTTGACGGCGCCGCCGTCGGCGAGCACGTAGAAGTAGTGACCGGTGATCTCGTAGCGCGTCAGCTGTTCCCCCACGGGGATGCGCTGGTAGAGCTCGTGGAGGGCTGTGAGTTCCAGCTCGTCTTCCGAGGAGGTCACCGAAGCGAGGTAGGCGCCGTTGCGCAGGGCGGCGAAGTCGTGCTGGCGCAGTGCGAGGTTTCCGGTGGCGCACAGGACGAGTTCGGCGTCCCTGACCGCCTCGGCGGTGGTCGCTGTCGTGTGGAAGCCCTGGGAGTGCGCCTGCACCCGCCGGACGGGGTCCGTGTCGTAGACCGTGACCCGCAGGTCATTGGCCCGAAGTGTCTGCGCGATGGCGCGCCCGACCTTACCGAAGCCGAGGACGCAGGCGTTTCGGCTGGTCAGGATGTCGCCGCGGGCCCGGACCAGAGCGTCGGCGGAGAAGACGATGGACCGGCCCACGAGGTGGTCCTCGCAGTCCTTGAGGGGGGAGCGGGCCACCGAGACGACGGGACACGGTAAGTGGCCGAGCGCCGCGTACCGCTGGTGCCCGTTCTCCGTGTCCTCCACGACGCCGAGGACACGGCCGGAGAACTTCTCGACCAGCGTGCTGAGGCTGGGAGCGAAGTAACCGCCGATGTCCACTAGGACGACGTCCTGCCCGCCTGCCGTGTCCTCCACGTAGTCCAGCGCACGGGTGGAGTCGGCGAACAGTTCCCTGCTGAGGTGGTTGACGGTGTAGACGCTCTGGACCACTTCCAGCGTCTGCTGGTCGACGGACTTGGGCTTGGGCAGTACGGCACCGACTGTCGAGGTCGTGGCCATCGCGCGCAGGAATGCCGGACGCTCGGAGAGCAGGTGCGTGATGATGAGTGAGGTGATCGGGCCGCCGGCGGGGAATTGCTCGGTGACGCGCCGGAAGAAGGCGTCGAGTCGTGCTCGCTCAGGACTCTCCACAGCAGTTCCTCCTGGCTTCCGTCTGGTTAGGCGGCTCGGCTGTACACGCTGGGCTCGGCGGCCAGGGCTTGCATGTGGGCGCGTATGCCGCTGTGGAGGTCGACCCGCGCCTGCCAGCCCAAGACTTCGTGGGCGCGACCGGG belongs to Microbispora sp. ZYX-F-249 and includes:
- a CDS encoding ABC transporter ATP-binding protein — protein: MADETTVTDNETGPEQHSEELRFNYNGGDTSELAQHLTGRSLSARLPTLVRRSFSLAWAVDRRSTLALLACQVVSGLLEALGLFATTTALSALIQSAQDPAQLRAAVPSVAILGGAAGSRAVLGIAIQSLSHRLAPRISREAEYRMLEAATNAEMAAYDHPGFNDRYDKADRGVEVSRDMIGQSQNLVSSAATLIAAAVVIAALAPILLPLLALTAVPQAAASVAGERVAYLATLRTFHDRRMLNMLRWHLTHKDQADQIRTDTLAPYLLDKYRASGVRVDRTNDQAAWQRARINLVGSAVSGLASALMWAGVMLLLGTGHISAAAAGTLVFTLRSASRGLYGIVGYGTDLMRTGRYMDDWESFVEEAAGQRLDRGDIVPDRPRHVALHQVTFRYPDADRDTLHEVEFEVRRGEIVAVVGENGSGKTTLMKLLSGLNLPTSGVVTWDGVSTRDLDPHALWKQCAVVPQEFARWPMTARENIHLGQPQPEGDDAVRRAATASGADSVISVLRSGLDTLLAREWWGGQALSSGQWQRIAGARAIHRDAGLLVMDEPTSDLDARAEHRIFTGLRQLARDRAIVLVTHNLANTVVADRIVVMADGRVTAEGPFSELISQPGLFRDLWLLQQDRGNPAI
- a CDS encoding 3-deoxy-manno-octulosonate cytidylyltransferase — encoded protein: MVADPAAQPRTVRRHIAIIPCRWGASRFPGKPLAPLGDKPLLWHVHQRCMEATRLDGVLVATDDERIEAVCRELGIECMRTGEHLTGTDRVAECAARVSADAYINVQGDEPFIAPAAIDAVSDALHHLTVGTLAVNAYTELDDAGAVLDHNVVKVVLGAGGNALMFSRQPIPYPRGARPTYLRQLGLYGFTGEALRQFRQLPQGPLERTEGVEMLRFIEHGYGVRMLPVADEGVAVDTPEDLARAFKLLCNRIDEPDDAAMSISQVAPPRR
- a CDS encoding NUDIX hydrolase, which gives rise to MPPSPDHIRATAKAYLGRHPGERQLLEPLFTALADALDPTHRKTFPAHVTCSAIVLDDADRVLHIRHNATGKFLAPGGHIEQGDQDLVHAALRELSEETGIPSDAVVPLRGFETVPLDIDVHEIDANPAKGEPGHQHVDFRFVFRLKAQRSLTLKTEEVSGYEWRSFQGAASPTVRAKLALLPRPARS
- a CDS encoding adenosylhomocysteinase, translated to MESPERARLDAFFRRVTEQFPAGGPITSLIITHLLSERPAFLRAMATTSTVGAVLPKPKSVDQQTLEVVQSVYTVNHLSRELFADSTRALDYVEDTAGGQDVVLVDIGGYFAPSLSTLVEKFSGRVLGVVEDTENGHQRYAALGHLPCPVVSVARSPLKDCEDHLVGRSIVFSADALVRARGDILTSRNACVLGFGKVGRAIAQTLRANDLRVTVYDTDPVRRVQAHSQGFHTTATTAEAVRDAELVLCATGNLALRQHDFAALRNGAYLASVTSSEDELELTALHELYQRIPVGEQLTRYEITGHYFYVLADGGAVNFVHGAAVGTYIHLVQAEILAATAALSHGRFQPGLHSMPTTDRQAIAKIWLDHFDR